From Pseudomonas hefeiensis, one genomic window encodes:
- a CDS encoding glutathione S-transferase family protein, producing the protein MLKLYGFSVSNYYNMVKLALLEKGLPFEEVPFYGSQTPDALAISPRGKVPVLKTEQGFINETSVILEYIEQTQPGKALLPSDPFERAQVLALCREIELYIELPGRACYAEAFFGMSVPDAIKEKTKSELLLGFASLHRHGKFSPYVAGDSLSLADLYFLYSVSLACQVGRKVFDIDLLADMPAAKGLMERLEQNPHVQRIAADRDAAMPGFLAMIAAKK; encoded by the coding sequence ATGCTCAAGCTTTATGGTTTTTCCGTCAGCAATTATTACAATATGGTCAAGCTGGCGCTGCTGGAGAAGGGTCTGCCCTTCGAAGAAGTGCCGTTCTACGGCAGTCAGACCCCCGATGCGCTGGCCATCAGTCCACGGGGCAAGGTACCGGTGTTGAAAACCGAGCAAGGGTTTATCAACGAAACCAGCGTGATCCTCGAATACATCGAGCAAACCCAGCCGGGCAAAGCCCTGTTGCCCAGCGATCCGTTCGAGCGTGCCCAGGTCCTGGCTTTGTGCCGGGAGATCGAGTTGTACATCGAGCTGCCGGGACGAGCCTGCTACGCTGAGGCGTTTTTCGGCATGTCGGTACCCGACGCCATCAAGGAAAAAACCAAGAGCGAATTGCTCTTGGGCTTCGCCTCTCTCCACAGACACGGCAAATTCTCACCCTACGTGGCGGGCGACAGCCTGAGCCTGGCCGATCTGTATTTTCTCTACAGTGTGTCGCTGGCGTGCCAAGTGGGCCGGAAGGTGTTCGATATCGACTTGCTGGCGGACATGCCGGCGGCCAAGGGGCTGATGGAGCGCCTGGAGCAGAACCCGCACGTGCAGCGGATTGCGGCCGACAGAGATGCGGCGATGCCGGGGTTTTTGGCGATGATCGCGGCCAAGAAGTGA